One window of Candidatus Nitrospira kreftii genomic DNA carries:
- a CDS encoding NADH dehydrogenase I chain I, 2Fe-2S ferredoxin-related, protein MTLLIPSLKAMWRVFARLFKRPVTIQYPDQPLPVSSRWRGRIILSRDPDGEERCVGCYLCSVACPVDCIALQATEDAHGRRYPEWFRINFSRCIFCGYCEEACPTYAIQLIQDFEMSEYRRTSLVYEKDDLLISGTGKYPEYNFYRVAGVAISGKDKGEAQREHPPVDVRSLLP, encoded by the coding sequence ATGACACTGCTGATACCCAGCCTGAAAGCGATGTGGCGAGTGTTCGCGCGGCTGTTCAAGCGGCCCGTGACGATTCAATATCCGGATCAGCCTCTCCCCGTTTCTTCACGATGGCGCGGGCGCATCATCCTGTCACGTGATCCGGACGGCGAAGAACGATGCGTCGGCTGCTACCTCTGCTCCGTGGCCTGTCCGGTGGATTGCATCGCGCTTCAGGCGACGGAGGATGCGCATGGTCGCCGGTATCCGGAATGGTTTCGCATCAATTTTTCACGGTGCATTTTTTGCGGCTATTGCGAAGAGGCTTGTCCGACCTATGCGATCCAACTCATCCAGGATTTTGAGATGAGCGAGTATCGGCGAACGAGTCTCGTGTATGAAAAGGACGACCTGTTGATCTCCGGGACCGGCAAGTATCCCGAGTATAACTTCTACCGGGTCGCCGGCGTCGCGATCAGCGGCAAGGACAAAGGCGAGGCGCAACGTGAACACCCGCCGGTGGATGTTCGGAGTCTGCTGCCATGA
- a CDS encoding NADH:ubiquinone oxidoreductase, membrane subunit J — protein MMVLFYLSASVAVLATLLFVVSPNAVHALLNLIVSFVAIALILLLLGAPFAAALEIIIYAGAIMVLFVFLIMMLHVGPTSVEQERRLLGVRIWWGPAVLALILVAEVGFLIVTGAVTAESGPRPIDPQEVGLVLLGPYVVGVELASILLLPGILGAYYLGRRRREGS, from the coding sequence ATGATGGTGTTGTTCTATCTTTCAGCCTCCGTGGCGGTCTTGGCTACTCTGCTGTTCGTCGTCTCGCCCAATGCCGTCCATGCATTGCTGAACCTGATCGTCTCGTTCGTCGCAATTGCGTTGATCCTACTCCTGTTGGGCGCTCCTTTCGCCGCCGCCTTGGAGATCATCATCTATGCCGGCGCCATTATGGTGTTGTTCGTGTTTCTGATCATGATGCTGCACGTGGGTCCCACGTCGGTGGAGCAGGAACGCCGCCTGCTGGGAGTTCGCATCTGGTGGGGACCTGCGGTGCTCGCTCTAATTCTTGTGGCGGAGGTGGGGTTCCTGATCGTCACGGGAGCGGTCACCGCTGAATCCGGACCTCGTCCGATTGACCCCCAGGAGGTCGGCCTTGTGCTGCTCGGTCCCTATGTCGTGGGTGTGGAGCTGGCCTCCATCCTCCTGCTACCAGGAATTCTCGGGGCCTATTATCTCGGACGGCGTCGGAGGGAGGGGTCATGA
- a CDS encoding NADH:ubiquinone oxidoreductase, membrane subunit K, giving the protein MSGSLVVHTMMLAGILFALGLIGFLARRNLLFMLMSVEIMLNAAGLGFIAAGARWGQADGHVMFLFILTLAAAEVPVALALVLQVHRRIRTLDADAVTLMAG; this is encoded by the coding sequence ATGAGCGGCTCGCTGGTGGTGCATACCATGATGTTGGCCGGAATTCTCTTCGCCCTCGGCCTGATCGGTTTCCTCGCGCGGCGCAATCTGTTGTTCATGTTGATGTCGGTAGAAATTATGCTCAACGCCGCAGGTCTCGGGTTCATCGCAGCCGGTGCCCGATGGGGACAGGCTGATGGGCACGTCATGTTTCTGTTCATTCTGACGCTGGCTGCGGCGGAAGTGCCCGTCGCGCTCGCGCTGGTGCTGCAGGTGCATCGCCGAATCCGTACCCTGGACGCCGATGCCGTTACACTGATGGCGGGATAA
- a CDS encoding NADH:ubiquinone oxidoreductase, membrane subunit L codes for MLDWFWTIPAVPLAGFLILTLGPSLSRAIVSWIALGTSALTAGLAASLAVTLQHQGFHPMGQTQVLWTWMDLDGFTPRIALYADALSMTMVLIITGVGVLVQLYATEYMSDDSDYQRFFAYMGLFIGAMLLLVLADNLLLLFLGWEGVGLCSYLLIGFWYRDLLNGLAARKAFIVNRIGDTAMIVGLCMLFTELGTLEIQAMLRQASLQWTIGHPMAVAATALLLGAAVGKSAQIPLQVWLPDAMAGPTPVSALIHSATMVTAGVYLIARTQTLFALAPATQTAIVVIGTTTMLFAASSALVQRDIKRIFAYSTISQLGYMFIALGVGAAGTAIFHLLTHACFKALLFLVAGALMFSLHHEKDLFNMGGLRRDLPLIFWAAVIGVASLSGLPFITAGFFSKDQILLQAWRSPSGSPWLLAAGLLGSVLTALYSFRVVFLAFFGDKHSEVTRSPGWRMTVPMGVLAALSIGVGWLGWSARAEEPSWFLRLMDTAMPVHRPDPVTEAQAGTIALLASGAALLGMGLAYLMYMHRPAILEAVGETETVQTIRRFLLREWGFNWVYRWTIKKPFGFFARAAKSDFVEQTYDRLLVRPFLLLAGSAKGDIVDQGYDRLIMRPFLWIADINRNDVLDRVYGGLIRLVEQSAVAAGRLQTGHVRWYATVLVAGALGLAGFAVFT; via the coding sequence ATGCTCGACTGGTTCTGGACGATTCCAGCTGTGCCTCTGGCCGGATTTCTCATCCTGACGCTCGGCCCATCGTTGTCTCGCGCGATCGTCTCCTGGATTGCGCTCGGGACATCGGCGCTGACCGCCGGGCTGGCGGCCTCCCTCGCCGTCACGCTCCAGCATCAGGGATTTCATCCCATGGGACAGACACAGGTCCTCTGGACATGGATGGATCTCGACGGGTTCACCCCGAGGATAGCCCTGTACGCCGACGCGCTGTCGATGACGATGGTCCTGATCATCACCGGGGTCGGAGTCCTTGTCCAGCTCTACGCGACGGAGTACATGTCCGACGACTCCGATTACCAGCGGTTTTTTGCCTACATGGGCCTGTTCATCGGCGCCATGCTCCTGCTGGTGCTGGCGGATAATTTGCTTCTGCTCTTTCTCGGTTGGGAAGGCGTGGGTCTGTGCAGTTATCTCTTGATCGGGTTCTGGTATCGCGATCTGCTCAACGGACTGGCGGCTCGAAAAGCGTTCATCGTGAACAGGATCGGTGATACAGCCATGATCGTCGGCCTCTGTATGTTGTTTACCGAGTTGGGAACGCTGGAGATTCAAGCGATGCTCCGGCAGGCGTCACTGCAGTGGACGATCGGCCATCCGATGGCGGTCGCAGCCACCGCACTTCTGCTGGGCGCCGCCGTCGGCAAATCCGCGCAGATTCCGCTGCAGGTGTGGTTGCCGGATGCGATGGCCGGACCCACACCGGTCAGCGCGCTGATTCATTCCGCCACCATGGTGACGGCCGGGGTGTATTTGATCGCGAGGACCCAGACGCTCTTCGCCCTTGCGCCGGCCACACAAACGGCCATCGTCGTCATCGGAACGACGACGATGCTGTTCGCCGCTTCAAGCGCGCTGGTTCAACGGGATATCAAACGCATCTTCGCGTACTCCACCATCAGCCAACTGGGCTACATGTTCATAGCCCTGGGAGTCGGCGCGGCTGGAACGGCGATCTTTCATCTCTTGACCCACGCCTGTTTCAAGGCGCTCCTGTTCCTGGTGGCCGGAGCGCTCATGTTCAGCCTTCATCATGAAAAGGACCTGTTCAACATGGGAGGGCTACGACGGGATCTTCCTCTTATCTTCTGGGCGGCCGTCATCGGAGTCGCCTCGCTGTCTGGCCTTCCTTTCATCACGGCGGGATTTTTCAGCAAGGACCAGATCCTCCTCCAGGCCTGGCGTTCGCCGAGCGGAAGTCCATGGTTGCTGGCCGCCGGCTTACTCGGCAGTGTATTGACCGCCCTCTACAGTTTCCGAGTGGTGTTCTTGGCGTTCTTCGGCGACAAGCACAGCGAGGTCACACGATCTCCGGGATGGAGGATGACCGTTCCGATGGGGGTATTGGCCGCCTTATCCATCGGCGTCGGTTGGCTCGGGTGGTCCGCGCGGGCAGAGGAGCCTTCCTGGTTCCTTCGGCTGATGGACACCGCCATGCCGGTGCACCGACCGGATCCCGTCACCGAGGCGCAGGCCGGCACGATCGCGCTCCTGGCTTCGGGCGCCGCGTTGCTGGGGATGGGTTTAGCCTATCTGATGTACATGCATCGACCGGCGATCCTCGAAGCCGTAGGTGAGACGGAAACTGTTCAGACGATCCGGCGGTTCCTGCTTCGTGAATGGGGGTTCAATTGGGTCTACCGCTGGACGATCAAAAAGCCATTCGGGTTTTTTGCTCGGGCGGCAAAAAGTGATTTCGTGGAGCAAACATATGATCGGTTGTTGGTTCGGCCTTTTCTCCTCCTAGCTGGTTCAGCCAAAGGCGACATCGTCGATCAAGGCTATGACCGTTTGATCATGCGTCCCTTTCTTTGGATCGCCGATATCAACCGAAACGATGTGCTGGATCGTGTCTATGGAGGACTCATCCGGTTGGTCGAACAATCCGCCGTCGCGGCCGGTCGACTGCAGACCGGTCACGTACGATGGTATGCCACGGTCTTGGTTGCCGGCGCCCTCGGCCTGGCGGGATTCGCGGTGTTCACATGA
- a CDS encoding NADH:ubiquinone oxidoreductase, membrane subunit M, protein MILLVLIALLMLGGLIAWVSERAGSNWPRWITLGTTVVGLCAIGADTIPQLIGQAELPSNPWLREYDVPWIPRFGIGLHLAMDGLGFVLIVLTLILGIVAVIASWTEITTGIGFFHFNLLWVLAGIAGVFLAMDLFLFFVFWELMLVPMYLLISLWGHERRSYAATKFFLFTQAGGLLMLISILALSVVHYRQTGIATFDYSALLGTSLPPETEFWLMLGFFAAFAVKLPVVPLHPWLPDAHTEAPTGGSIILAGLLLKTGAYGLLRFAIPLFPNASETFAIVAMTLGVVGILYGALLAFSQTDFKRLVAYSSVAHLGFVLLGIYSGNLHARQGAIMAMVAHGLSTGALFMIAGLLQERLHTRDLRRMGGLWPVVPKLSGVTLVFSMASLGIPGLANFIGEFLVLLGTYRVNIPLAILATIGVVGAALYSLILIQRAFHGENTEGWKVPDLGGAQFTTLGAMILLSLTLGLYPQPLLNAAQPAIARVQTWGSPPATEDTPAVLEHDASGVATPAPPGR, encoded by the coding sequence ATGATCTTGCTCGTATTGATTGCACTGCTGATGCTCGGCGGCCTCATCGCATGGGTTTCAGAACGGGCCGGATCAAACTGGCCCCGCTGGATCACCCTCGGAACCACAGTCGTCGGTCTCTGCGCGATCGGGGCCGATACGATTCCTCAATTGATCGGTCAGGCGGAACTGCCGTCGAATCCATGGCTACGGGAATATGATGTGCCGTGGATCCCGCGTTTCGGCATCGGCCTTCATCTGGCGATGGACGGCCTGGGATTTGTGCTCATCGTCCTGACGCTCATACTCGGGATCGTCGCCGTCATCGCGTCCTGGACGGAAATCACGACCGGCATCGGATTTTTTCACTTCAATCTGCTCTGGGTGTTAGCCGGGATCGCGGGGGTGTTCCTTGCGATGGACCTGTTTCTGTTCTTCGTCTTTTGGGAATTGATGCTGGTGCCGATGTACCTCCTCATCAGTCTCTGGGGCCATGAGCGCCGATCGTATGCCGCGACGAAATTTTTTCTCTTCACGCAGGCCGGCGGGTTGCTGATGTTGATCTCGATTCTTGCGCTCTCAGTCGTGCATTACCGCCAGACCGGCATTGCGACGTTCGATTATTCCGCTCTGCTGGGGACGTCGCTTCCTCCGGAGACGGAGTTTTGGCTGATGTTGGGATTTTTCGCCGCATTTGCGGTGAAGCTGCCGGTGGTCCCGTTGCATCCATGGCTGCCCGATGCCCATACCGAAGCACCGACCGGAGGCAGTATCATCCTCGCCGGACTGTTGTTGAAAACCGGCGCCTACGGCCTCTTGCGGTTTGCCATCCCCCTCTTCCCCAATGCTTCGGAAACGTTCGCGATCGTGGCCATGACGCTGGGCGTGGTGGGAATTCTCTATGGCGCGCTGTTGGCGTTCTCGCAGACCGACTTCAAACGGCTCGTGGCCTACAGCAGCGTCGCTCACCTTGGGTTTGTCCTGCTCGGGATCTACAGCGGCAATCTGCACGCGCGACAAGGAGCGATCATGGCGATGGTCGCTCACGGTCTCAGCACGGGAGCGCTGTTCATGATCGCCGGGCTCCTGCAGGAACGCCTCCATACGCGCGATCTGAGACGCATGGGCGGATTATGGCCTGTCGTTCCCAAATTGAGCGGGGTGACGCTCGTGTTCTCAATGGCATCCCTCGGCATCCCGGGCCTGGCAAACTTCATCGGAGAGTTCCTCGTCTTGCTGGGCACCTATCGCGTCAATATTCCTCTGGCGATTCTTGCGACGATCGGTGTCGTGGGAGCCGCGCTGTATTCGTTGATCCTCATTCAGCGGGCTTTTCACGGGGAGAACACCGAAGGCTGGAAGGTGCCGGATCTCGGCGGAGCCCAGTTCACTACCCTCGGCGCGATGATCCTATTGAGCCTGACACTCGGGCTCTACCCGCAGCCTCTTCTCAATGCTGCGCAGCCTGCGATTGCGCGGGTCCAAACATGGGGGTCCCCGCCCGCCACCGAGGACACGCCCGCCGTCCTCGAGCATGACGCCTCGGGCGTCGCCACTCCCGCGCCGCCGGGTCGATGA
- a CDS encoding NADH:ubiquinone oxidoreductase, membrane subunit N: MIMTLDNFIALLPALILAAGALGIMLLAAWNRPHGMVSRTAAIVQASAFAGVPLASAVVPRQATALLLVDEFALFYIALILLGGIAVTVLSHGYLDAKLDRCNEYYSLLLLASLGGVVLAMSVHAASFFLGLELLSVSLYTLLSYDRENPRALEAGVKYLLLSAVASAFLLLGLALLYFLTGELTFSALRQALADDGPSRTVGLAGLALILTGIGFKLAVVPFHMWAPDVYQGSPTPVTAFVATLSKIAVVALLLRALFHMGALNDTAVTAALSVLAVASMFAGNLLALLQDNVKRLLAYSSIAHLGYLLVAVIAGGALGAEAVGFYVAAYMVTMLGIFGVLILLSRPYVETERMEDLRGLMWRDPPAGAIWVIAVLSLAGVPLTAGFVIKFYVVVAGLSSDRWLLVLFFVLNSVIGLFYYLKLIRVALARESESSARQRQAVVPRWTWSNGLVMATLILAIVWLGVYPIPFINWIEQTTTVLVAAD; the protein is encoded by the coding sequence ATGATCATGACTCTGGACAACTTCATCGCGTTGCTGCCCGCTCTCATTCTTGCGGCCGGCGCGCTCGGCATCATGTTGTTAGCCGCGTGGAACCGCCCTCACGGCATGGTGAGTCGGACGGCGGCGATCGTGCAAGCGTCGGCGTTCGCGGGCGTGCCCCTCGCTTCGGCCGTGGTTCCCAGACAGGCCACTGCTCTCCTACTGGTGGATGAATTCGCGCTCTTCTATATTGCGCTCATTCTCCTCGGCGGCATAGCGGTGACTGTCCTCTCCCACGGCTATCTCGACGCCAAGCTGGACCGGTGCAATGAATACTATTCGTTGCTCTTGCTCGCCTCTTTGGGAGGCGTGGTGCTGGCGATGTCCGTTCATGCAGCCTCTTTTTTTTTAGGTCTGGAATTGCTGAGCGTGTCCCTCTACACGCTCCTTTCGTATGATCGAGAGAATCCACGCGCGCTGGAAGCCGGAGTCAAGTACCTGCTTCTTTCGGCTGTCGCTTCGGCGTTCCTCCTTTTGGGATTGGCATTGCTCTACTTTCTCACCGGCGAGCTGACTTTTTCGGCCCTGCGCCAGGCGCTGGCCGATGACGGGCCCAGTCGCACGGTGGGCCTGGCCGGTCTGGCTCTGATTCTTACCGGCATCGGATTTAAGCTGGCGGTGGTGCCCTTTCATATGTGGGCGCCCGACGTCTATCAGGGTTCCCCGACGCCGGTAACCGCATTCGTGGCGACGCTGTCGAAAATCGCCGTGGTCGCGCTGCTCCTCCGGGCCTTGTTCCACATGGGCGCGTTGAACGATACGGCTGTGACCGCCGCCCTCAGCGTCTTGGCGGTGGCGTCCATGTTCGCGGGAAACTTGTTGGCGCTGCTCCAAGACAATGTGAAGCGCCTGCTGGCCTATTCCTCGATCGCGCACCTTGGATACTTGCTTGTGGCCGTCATTGCGGGCGGCGCGCTGGGAGCGGAAGCAGTCGGCTTTTATGTCGCTGCCTACATGGTGACGATGCTCGGCATCTTCGGGGTTCTGATTCTTTTGTCAAGGCCCTACGTCGAGACCGAACGCATGGAGGATCTCCGAGGATTGATGTGGCGAGATCCTCCCGCCGGGGCGATCTGGGTCATCGCCGTGTTATCCCTGGCCGGTGTGCCGCTGACGGCCGGTTTCGTCATCAAGTTCTATGTGGTCGTGGCAGGCCTCTCGAGCGATCGATGGCTGTTGGTGCTCTTCTTCGTCCTAAACAGCGTGATCGGGCTCTTCTATTACCTCAAATTGATCCGCGTCGCTTTGGCGAGAGAGTCCGAATCCTCCGCAAGACAGCGACAAGCGGTTGTCCCGAGGTGGACCTGGTCCAATGGGCTCGTGATGGCAACGCTCATTCTCGCCATCGTCTGGTTGGGCGTCTATCCCATTCCCTTTATCAACTGGATTGAGCAGACGACGACGGTCTTGGTGGCTGCCGACTAA
- a CDS encoding Transaldolase translates to MEYDSLLAGTITGDEFDAMRELARPAHPFREPKLIPHPRLNALRRLGTKKIYADTADIGELNGTISIDESSIYSDVDGNTINQPLVHNVIREYLDQWDPQVCSDRFGFSVNKPATLEQTALCYAVLCAKIGNDFDHLFTGRRSWEVSLQLHMGLTTFPNLAKDFARWMHRMAPSAIIKVPFVPYAPECFIVARDLEREGIPVNFTSTFSARQVVAAALLCDVSRTNIFLGRLDQGLEACLLGAQVSLEAQRALRRLRHTLGVKTLLIVASIRNWDTFVQTAGCDVYTAPVNVLRDWMKQDQIAPEQLTSRLDDSYGDCLGISARVLSLIGTERIARLYDVEPSFIDFLQSFGSTQEWRELNDAETLFTRFEEAGYGDMFYSPRQDDWAEIRGGKVPDLNGSLTQRLPLDTLYSLLADADFEKHQEEMDDQIARHIRR, encoded by the coding sequence ATGGAATACGATTCTCTTCTCGCCGGAACGATAACAGGCGATGAGTTCGACGCGATGAGAGAGTTGGCGCGGCCAGCGCACCCATTCCGCGAGCCGAAGCTCATTCCTCATCCGCGCCTGAATGCATTGCGCCGTCTCGGCACCAAGAAGATCTATGCCGACACGGCCGACATTGGAGAACTGAACGGAACCATCTCAATCGACGAGTCCTCGATCTATTCCGACGTGGACGGCAATACCATCAACCAACCGCTCGTGCACAACGTCATCCGAGAATATCTCGACCAGTGGGACCCGCAGGTCTGTTCCGATCGCTTCGGGTTTTCGGTCAACAAACCGGCCACGCTTGAACAAACCGCGCTCTGTTATGCGGTGCTCTGCGCCAAGATCGGAAACGATTTTGATCATCTTTTCACCGGCCGCAGATCGTGGGAGGTCAGTCTTCAACTTCACATGGGCCTGACCACGTTTCCGAATCTCGCGAAGGATTTCGCCCGATGGATGCATCGGATGGCTCCGTCGGCGATCATCAAGGTTCCTTTCGTCCCCTACGCTCCCGAATGTTTTATCGTGGCCCGCGATCTTGAGCGTGAGGGCATCCCCGTGAATTTCACCTCGACCTTCTCCGCCCGGCAGGTGGTCGCAGCGGCGCTCCTCTGCGACGTAAGCAGAACCAACATTTTCCTTGGTCGTCTCGACCAAGGGCTCGAAGCCTGTCTGCTCGGCGCACAGGTGAGTCTGGAAGCACAACGGGCATTGCGGCGGCTCCGCCATACTCTCGGAGTGAAAACTCTCTTGATCGTCGCCAGCATACGGAACTGGGACACGTTCGTTCAGACGGCCGGGTGCGACGTGTATACGGCCCCGGTGAATGTCCTCCGCGACTGGATGAAGCAAGATCAGATCGCTCCAGAGCAGCTAACATCACGGCTCGACGACTCCTACGGCGATTGTCTCGGGATATCCGCTCGGGTCCTATCGCTGATCGGAACCGAACGGATCGCGAGACTGTATGATGTCGAACCGTCTTTTATCGACTTCTTGCAGTCATTCGGATCGACTCAGGAATGGCGGGAGCTCAACGATGCCGAAACGCTGTTCACACGCTTTGAGGAGGCCGGCTACGGCGATATGTTTTATAGCCCACGGCAGGATGATTGGGCGGAAATTCGTGGAGGGAAGGTCCCTGATCTGAACGGCTCACTCACACAACGCCTTCCGCTCGATACCCTGTACAGCTTGCTCGCAGACGCAGACTTCGAGAAACATCAGGAGGAAATGGATGACCAAATCGCGCGCCACATACGCCGGTAA
- a CDS encoding DoxX family protein has product MNMSEPYLSLVGRILIGLIFVMSGINKILTPEATQQYMASHGLNTLTTALYVAAIMVEVGAGACLLVGYQTRRAASLLLFFMIPTTLLFHTNFDDQNQMIHFLKNLSMSGGLLYVMVYGAGPISLDVRERIRHPHRANVTDSSREARIGDRN; this is encoded by the coding sequence ATGAACATGTCAGAACCCTATCTTTCGCTCGTCGGTCGCATCTTGATCGGGCTCATTTTCGTCATGTCGGGAATCAATAAAATACTCACGCCCGAGGCGACACAGCAGTACATGGCCTCGCATGGGTTGAACACCCTCACGACGGCACTCTACGTCGCGGCCATCATGGTCGAGGTAGGAGCCGGAGCATGCCTGTTGGTCGGGTATCAGACCAGGCGCGCCGCGTCGCTCCTCCTGTTCTTCATGATCCCGACAACGTTGCTCTTTCATACGAACTTCGATGATCAGAATCAAATGATCCACTTTCTCAAGAACTTGTCGATGAGCGGAGGGCTGTTGTACGTGATGGTTTATGGAGCAGGACCCATCAGCCTGGACGTCCGAGAGCGGATTCGCCACCCCCATCGTGCGAACGTGACAGACTCTTCGAGAGAGGCTCGCATCGGCGACCGAAATTAA